A stretch of Coffea eugenioides isolate CCC68of unplaced genomic scaffold, Ceug_1.0 ScVebR1_1293;HRSCAF=2119, whole genome shotgun sequence DNA encodes these proteins:
- the LOC113755188 gene encoding uncharacterized protein LOC113755188, with amino-acid sequence MVPPPTYPYGMPAWYNPQAVCAYHSGAPGHSTVDCKALKHRIQDMIEAREIVIRKKEAQGTNINRNPLPEHANTIGVILDDAEYEEQVQKLAREAEVFGVTDQPFIMEVPFEEDKRPFILDLTLAESKALEPVVIEFPEQEPVLSLQRVPWNYDEPVIQIGEKSIAKEEVSVVTRSGRIASPFGATVPIQVNNPELPAKPTVTEKEALDFLKRLQRSEYIVVEKLSKSPAQISMLDLLFSSDMHRDALLEMLTKAQIPKDISVANFSHVVGSVLFTKQITFSDDELPAKGIGHNKALYIAVSCNGKILPKVLIDNGSALNICPWSTLEKLGLQDIKLRPSGTIVRGFDGARREPIGEVDLVIEMGPAQFQIACQVMHFPSVYNVLVGRPWIHKSGAVPSSLHQLLKFIVNDKLITIFAEEDCLVIADSGSKEDGSRSAIVTPHSTADIVSVSWITKEERALSKASVMMAKEMIRGGYEFDKGLGRDLQGILKPVKIVEKKDSFGLGFRPTARDIKEMKECKRAEKEGRPRALDIPPLHYTFPRPTEVITSEINPVDGIETSLAQLFVGATFEDSFPAEAEFPDVPEGSISNWTAEFLPIRKEFR; translated from the coding sequence atggtaccccctcctacctatCCATATGGCATGCCCGCTTGGTATAACCCAcaagctgtctgtgcttatcattcaggggcaCCCGGACATTCGACTGTTGATTGCAAGGCTCTTAAGCATAgaattcaagatatgattgaagcCAGAGAGATTGTAATTAGGAAAAAGGAGGCACAAGGGACGAATATAAATAGGAACCCCTTGCCTGAACACGCTAATACCATTGGGGTCATTCTGGACGACGCAGAGTATGAGGAGCAAGTCCAGAAATTGGCAAGGGAAGCTGAGgtgtttggggtcacagaccaaccATTTATAATGGAGGTGCCATTTGAGGAGGATAAAAGaccttttattttggatctcaCTCTAGCTGAGAGCAAGGCTTTGGAGCCAGTGGTCATCGAATTCCCAGAGCAGGAGCCTGTTTTGAGTTTGCAGCGAGTGCCGTGGAACTACGATGAACCTGTCATACAAATTGGAGAAAAGTCAATTGCCAAAGAAGAGGTGTCAGTGGTCACCAGATCTGGGAGGATTGCAAGTCCGTTTGGAGCTACCGTTCCGATTCAAGTAAATAACCCCGAGCTGCCTGCTAAACCAACAGTTACTGAGAAGGAAgccttggattttcttaaaaggctccaAAGAAGTGAATATATTGTAGTCGAGAAGCTAAGCAAGTCGCCCGCCCAAATATCCATGTTGGATCTGCTCTTTTCTTCGGATATGCATAGGGATGCGTTGCTCGAAATGCTGAccaaagctcaaatccctaaggACATTTCGGTTGCTAATTTCTCACATGTGGTTGGGAGTGtgttatttacaaaacaaattacTTTCTCTGATGATGAATTACCGGCAaaaggcattggacataacaaggctCTGTACATAGCTGTGAGTTGCAACGGGAAAATTTTGCCAAAGGTGTTGATTGACAATGGATCTGCGCTTAATATCTGCCCTTGGAGTACCTTGGAAAAGCTAGGGTTGCAAGATATCAAGCTGAGGCCCTCAGGGACCATAGTtagaggttttgatggagcacgAAGGGAACCTATAGGAGAAGTGGATTTAGTCATCGAGATGGGGCCCGCACAGTTTCAGATAGCTTGCCAAGTCATGCATTTTCCTAGTGTTTATAATGTTTTGGTTGGAAGGCCGTGGATTCATAAGTCCGGAGCTGTGCCTTCTTCATTGCATCAATTGTTGAAATTCATAGTAAATGACAAATTGATAACTATCTTTGCCGAGGAGGATTGCCTCGTGATTGCTGATTCTGGGTCCAAAGAAGATGGTAGCCGAAGCGCCATAGTAACCCCTCATAGCACAGCTGATATCGTCTCCGTAAGTTGGATAACAAAAGAGGAACGAGCTTTGTCAaaggccagtgtcatgatggctaaggaaatgatcCGCGGAGGATATGAGTTTGATAAAGGGCTGGGACGTGATCTGCAAGGAATTCTGAAGCCAGTGAAAATTGTGGAGAAAAAGGATTCATtcggtttgggtttccgaccaacCGCTAGAGACatcaaagaaatgaaggaatGCAAGAGAGCAGAGAAAGAAGGCAGGCCAAGGGCCCTTGATATTCCACCACTGCATTATACTTTTCCACGACCGACCGAGGTGATCACATCAGAGATTAACCCAGTTGACGGAATCGAAActagtttggcccaattgttcgttggggcgACATTTGAAGACAGTTTCCCAGCTGAGGCCGAG